The Methanocaldococcus jannaschii DSM 2661 genome has a segment encoding these proteins:
- a CDS encoding ATP-binding protein — MLTNDSMNENLNELKRVFSSLTGKEYFKNLDVGLVDLFRYLRDEIKDEKVVIALDEFQYLMQLNRGVLSIFQKIWDGILADTKVFLIICGSSCVSKHGRFRDW; from the coding sequence TTGCTAACCAACGATTCCATGAATGAGAATCTAAATGAGTTAAAGAGAGTATTTTCAAGCTTAACTGGAAAGGAATATTTTAAAAACTTGGATGTTGGATTGGTAGATCTTTTTAGATATTTGAGAGATGAGATTAAGGATGAGAAGGTTGTTATAGCACTTGATGAATTTCAATACCTAATGCAATTAAATAGAGGAGTTTTAAGCATATTTCAAAAGATTTGGGATGGGATTTTGGCAGATACGAAGGTTTTTTTAATAATCTGTGGTTCAAGTTGTGTATCCAAACATGGCAGATTTAGAGATTGGTAA
- a CDS encoding DUF234 domain-containing protein yields the protein MADLEIGNVKEVYNKILASLNEYYGKMFENLVFEMLKLKIIDFGQKSVAKWWHKGEEIDVLAYNNNKMIAFEVKWKDLSFKEAKGILRDLERKLDKVDFDGEKECYIIAKSIEGKEKLKALDLMDLEKLIIF from the coding sequence ATGGCAGATTTAGAGATTGGTAATGTGAAGGAGGTTTATAACAAAATCTTAGCATCTCTAAATGAATACTATGGTAAAATGTTTGAAAACCTTGTATTTGAGATGCTTAAACTTAAAATTATTGATTTTGGTCAAAAAAGTGTGGCTAAGTGGTGGCATAAGGGAGAAGAGATTGATGTTTTAGCTTATAACAATAATAAGATGATTGCCTTTGAAGTAAAATGGAAGGATTTGAGCTTTAAAGAAGCAAAAGGGATTTTAAGGGATTTGGAAAGAAAACTTGATAAAGTTGATTTTGATGGAGAAAAAGAGTGCTACATCATAGCAAAGAGTATTGAAGGAAAAGAAAAACTAAAAGCACTTGATTTAATGGATTTGGAGAAATTAATTATCTTCTAG
- the dapB gene encoding 4-hydroxy-tetrahydrodipicolinate reductase, producing the protein MIKVAVTGALGRMGSNIIKTITQQEDMKVVCAFEVPNHPKKGEDVGELIGIGKIGVPLSTADELDKVLKETKPDVLVDFTIAHACVENVKIAAKNGVNLVIGTTGFTEEQKAEIEKAIKENNVAAVISQNFAIGVNIFFKTLEFLAKKLGDYDIEIIEMHHRYKKDAPSGTALRAAEIIKANRGIESVFVYGRYGMTGERKKEEIGIHALRGGDVVGDHTVIFAGDGERIELTHRASSRQAFVNGVILAIRYIADKKEGIYNTFDVLGLNEIKF; encoded by the coding sequence ATGATTAAAGTGGCAGTTACAGGAGCTTTAGGAAGGATGGGAAGCAATATAATTAAAACCATAACTCAGCAAGAAGATATGAAAGTTGTTTGTGCATTTGAAGTTCCAAATCATCCAAAAAAAGGAGAGGATGTTGGAGAGTTAATAGGCATTGGTAAAATTGGAGTTCCATTATCAACTGCAGATGAGTTAGATAAGGTTTTAAAAGAAACAAAGCCAGATGTATTGGTTGATTTTACCATAGCCCATGCATGTGTTGAAAATGTTAAAATAGCTGCTAAAAATGGGGTTAATTTAGTTATTGGGACTACTGGATTTACTGAAGAGCAAAAGGCAGAGATTGAAAAAGCAATAAAAGAAAATAATGTTGCTGCTGTAATATCTCAAAATTTTGCAATTGGAGTTAATATATTTTTCAAAACTTTAGAGTTTTTAGCAAAGAAATTAGGGGATTATGATATTGAAATTATAGAGATGCATCATAGATATAAAAAGGACGCTCCTTCAGGAACTGCTTTGAGAGCAGCTGAGATTATAAAAGCTAATAGAGGAATTGAAAGTGTATTTGTTTATGGGAGATATGGAATGACTGGAGAGAGAAAGAAGGAAGAGATTGGGATTCATGCTTTAAGGGGCGGGGATGTTGTAGGAGACCACACAGTTATATTTGCTGGAGATGGAGAGAGGATTGAGCTAACTCACAGAGCAAGTAGTAGGCAAGCGTTTGTTAATGGAGTTATATTGGCTATAAGATACATTGCTGATAAAAAAGAAGGCATTTATAATACATTTGACGTTTTGGGATTGAATGAGATTAAGTTTTAA
- a CDS encoding ATP-binding protein, whose amino-acid sequence MFVNRKEELEFLERKWNENKANLIILYGRRRVGKTMLIKKFLENKKIKRASIFC is encoded by the coding sequence ATGTTCGTGAATAGAAAAGAGGAGCTTGAATTTCTTGAAAGAAAGTGGAATGAGAATAAAGCCAACTTAATAATCCTATATGGGAGAAGAAGAGTTGGAAAAACGATGCTTATAAAAAAATTTCTTGAAAATAAAAAAATAAAAAGGGCATCTATATTTTGCTAA
- a CDS encoding SPOUT family RNA methylase: MKFIIKTQKGFENIVVNNLKEIVDDFNYIVSPDGYQGIVIVESDEDIEDKILQIPEVERVLKVYFETETDFDKIVNLAEKIKDYIKEDETFAVETKKRGKHDFSSTDINIVLGAKIKDLTNASVDLNNPDKVVHVEVFKNKTYVSITPGEKFKKYTKEKRNARELFKKVVIVQMPYLGEKIVCKRFGEAIGRAAQGFEVKELIIAPKEKVDAYELMEFIKGVKIGQHSRYEIQKRAYPFEIKLVPVTVQDLYQVVRDKRRDNRLLIITDPKGDELSKIKDKLAYDLRKKREIIVFCGSREGIPRGLFRFADYIVDLAPHMTFATEHAIPAALIALWGVYSGEDLENSSKEEKTESNSNGE; encoded by the coding sequence ATGAAGTTTATAATAAAAACTCAAAAAGGTTTTGAAAATATCGTTGTGAATAATCTAAAAGAAATTGTTGATGATTTTAATTATATCGTTTCTCCTGATGGTTATCAAGGTATTGTTATAGTTGAGAGTGATGAAGATATTGAAGACAAAATACTACAAATCCCAGAGGTTGAGAGAGTTTTAAAAGTTTATTTTGAAACAGAAACAGATTTTGATAAAATAGTTAATTTAGCTGAAAAGATTAAAGATTACATAAAAGAGGATGAAACTTTTGCTGTAGAAACTAAAAAAAGAGGAAAACATGATTTCAGCTCAACAGATATAAACATTGTTTTGGGAGCTAAGATTAAAGATTTAACAAATGCTTCAGTTGATTTAAATAATCCAGATAAGGTTGTTCATGTTGAAGTATTTAAAAATAAAACTTATGTATCAATAACCCCTGGAGAAAAGTTCAAAAAATATACCAAGGAGAAAAGAAATGCGAGAGAGTTATTTAAAAAAGTTGTTATTGTGCAAATGCCATATTTGGGAGAAAAAATTGTTTGTAAAAGGTTTGGGGAAGCTATTGGGAGAGCAGCTCAAGGATTTGAAGTTAAGGAGTTAATTATAGCACCAAAAGAAAAAGTTGATGCCTATGAATTGATGGAATTTATTAAAGGAGTTAAGATTGGGCAGCACTCAAGATATGAGATTCAAAAGAGAGCTTATCCATTTGAAATTAAGTTAGTTCCAGTGACTGTTCAAGATTTATATCAGGTTGTTAGGGATAAGAGGAGAGATAATAGATTGTTAATAATTACTGACCCAAAAGGAGATGAGTTATCAAAAATTAAGGATAAATTAGCTTATGATTTAAGAAAAAAGAGAGAAATTATTGTATTTTGTGGTTCAAGGGAGGGGATTCCAAGAGGATTATTTAGATTTGCTGACTATATAGTAGATTTAGCTCCACATATGACATTTGCTACTGAACATGCTATTCCTGCTGCTTTAATAGCTTTATGGGGAGTTTATAGTGGAGAGGATTTGGAAAATAGCTCTAAAGAAGAAAAAACAGAATCTAACTCAAATGGTGAATAA